TGTAATCTCTTTGAGGAGAAAATTCCGTTGGATCCTACCGTAATTTCGGCTTGTGAAGAATTTAATGTAGATAGTACTATGGTAGCGCTTAGTGGCGGGGAAGACTATGAGTTGCTCTTCACCATTTCTCAAAACGATTTTGATAAAATTAAAGGCAACCCTAGCCTAACCGTAATAGGTCATATGACCGATGAAAGTGAAGGTGCTCATTTGGTTACAAGAGGAAACACCAAAATAGAACTGACCGCTCAGGGCTGGAATTCTTTCAATTCGGACAACTAGTTTTTTTAGTATGGAAAAGCATAAAAGAGGAAGGAAAGTAGCTTTACGATTGACAGTTTTTACTATAATTTCACTTCTCTTTTATGCCTGTGCATCGGTACCAAAACTATCTGATAAAACAGAATTACTCATCAAAACGGTAATGCATGAGCCTGTACCTGAAATGATAACAGGTAAAACCGGTTATGTCATTTCTGATGGCTGGAAAGTTTGGTACGAAAGTATTCCTTCTAAAGCACCTAAAAAAGGCACCGTTCTTTTAGTGATGGGTGCCGCAAACGATGCACTGAGCTGGCCTCCTAGTTTTATTTCAAAATTTACAGATGCGGGATACGAAGTTATACGTTATGACCATAGAGGCACCGGGCTGACCGAACGTTTAAAAAACACGGATAAAGAGTACACTTTGAACCAAATGGCCCATGACCCCATTGCTATTCTAAACGGATTAAATATTGATAAAGCCCACATCATTGGGGTTTCCATGGGAGGTATGATTTCGCAGATTGCTACTATCCAAAATGAAAAACGATTTGGAAGTCTTACCTCAATCATGTCTACAGGTAATCTTTTAGACTCCTCGTTACCCACTCCATCACCAGAAATCCTGTCAAAAATGATAAGTGCCGTTATTAAATACGGTATTATTGGAGGCAAGAAAAGTCAAATTAAACTTCAATTCGTTCATAAGCGCATTTTAATGGGCGAAGCTACAGGAGATATTTCAAGCAAACCTATTGCCGAAGCAGCATTGTATAACTTAAAAAAGCGCAACGGGTATCATTTTATCGCTGGCAAGCAGCATCAACAGGCCATAGAAACAGCTAAATCAAGATATGATGCACTGTCAAAATTGAAATTACCTGTACTTATAATTCATGGAGAGCAAGATCCTGTTATTCCTATTGAACATGGAAAAAAATTGATATCTCTTATCCCTAATGTAGATAGTTTGTGGGTAGACAACATGGGTCATGATTTGCCCGATGCAAAAATGGGCCTTATTAGTACCAAAATTTTGGAAACGATTGAAGAAACCAGACCTTAATGACTTAAAAAACAGATAGTTATTCTCATTTTACCCAATTTTAAAACAAAAAATTCCCGAAAATAAAGGACATACCTAACTAATACTGTTGTGGGGCGAACGACAGTGGAGAACGAGGCTGTTTCCTAAATTTCCGGAAATAAGTTTAAAATTCCGAGGGTTTTACGGCTCAGAATTTCGGTGCCAAAGCATAGTTAGGCGGCATGCTCTGCTGCCCTATGTCTTTTCTGAAATATATTTTCTAAGGTTTT
This genomic interval from Zobellia roscoffensis contains the following:
- a CDS encoding alpha/beta fold hydrolase, which produces MEKHKRGRKVALRLTVFTIISLLFYACASVPKLSDKTELLIKTVMHEPVPEMITGKTGYVISDGWKVWYESIPSKAPKKGTVLLVMGAANDALSWPPSFISKFTDAGYEVIRYDHRGTGLTERLKNTDKEYTLNQMAHDPIAILNGLNIDKAHIIGVSMGGMISQIATIQNEKRFGSLTSIMSTGNLLDSSLPTPSPEILSKMISAVIKYGIIGGKKSQIKLQFVHKRILMGEATGDISSKPIAEAALYNLKKRNGYHFIAGKQHQQAIETAKSRYDALSKLKLPVLIIHGEQDPVIPIEHGKKLISLIPNVDSLWVDNMGHDLPDAKMGLISTKILETIEETRP